Below is a genomic region from Brassica oleracea var. oleracea cultivar TO1000 chromosome C9, BOL, whole genome shotgun sequence.
CGTAAATCTTCGTTGTTATGGAATCGTTTTCTTGTAGTGATTTGAGGAAAATATAACAAAATACATTGGAAAAAATCTAAATAGAAAAAAAATAAAAATCTATATTATAGAAGAAGAAATAGAAGTGGATTGAAGCAGTTTAAGAAACTTTTTCAGATTCAAAGAGAAGGTCGCGTAAAAATCCTTCATAGAGCTTGATGTCTTTAAACACTGATGGTGCCTGGTTATACAAATCTTGGGACGCTAGTGGATCAGTGACTTTCTCCTCTGTGCCATGGAGGACAAAGAACGGCACAATAATGGATTTGAAGTCGCGGGTCAAGTAAGCTATTATGTTTTACTTATTTTTTCATAGGATAATTTTTTCTTCCTTTTATTTTGCTACCTAACAGCATTTTTTTTTACTTTTCTATAATATTAGTTTTATATACTATATTTAAGTTTTACTATAATAATTATTTTTATTTAACTTGTAATTTCTTTCCATACTTAGATTAAATAACAACTAAAATGAATAGCTATTTTTATAATAAAGTTAATATTTAATAGTATAAAAATAATCTCTTGTTTTTCTTTTACTCAGATTTTAAAATAAAATAGGGCCAATTGGTTGATATGTAGCAAGTGTCTTTAATTTTAGTTTCTATCAACAACTATAAAAAAATAATTGTGTTTTATTTAGTTTTTAAGTCAAAATTCAAGAAAAAATGTTGTAGGTGCCATGTTTTGTAAAATAAAAAACATTGATGTAAAATATCTTTTAAAAAAGGTATTTAATTTTTACAACTACAGTAGATACAAATTTATATTAAAAGATCTATCGACTAAATCAGACAATAAATTTCTACATAATCAACTCACCAATCATCCACAATATAAATTTTTTAAAAAGTAATATAATTTCTCAATTTCTTTTTGTTTAATGTTTTTGATTTGTGCACACATATTAATAAAACAGTTAATTATACATTTTAAAACAAAAACATCATTAATTATCTAATTAATCATAATTCAACTAATAAAAACAATATCCAAAATATAAAAAATTTATATAGCATAAAAAAATCAATAAATTTTACATTGAAAATTAAAAACATTATGTAATTTAAAACAAAAAAAAATCTATGAAATGTCATCTATAACAAAATCGAGGGAGTAATTTTTATAACTCTTGACTCAAATTTTCGTCGGTGAAATCATCCATTGGTAGATTTATACTTAAAGGGGGAACTTGGTCGGAAAGTCAGTATTTACATAATTTATAATTTCCAGTTAAACCAAATTAATGAATGTTGTTCAAAATAGGCTCAAACGATCCTATTTAAAAAATAGACTTTGTTGACTAATGTTGCTACCAAGAACTGGCTACTGAATAAGCAAACAACAAAATGAAACAATTCATAGATAATATATGTATCTCCTACACTTTGGTTCTGATTTTACAATCACACCATTTGTATCACAACTATCTAAACAACAAGAAGACATATCTGATGTCTCCTCTGATCTTTCACCATAGGCCAGCGGATGATCCAATAACATCATCGAGCCGCTTCATCATCCAATCTATGATATCGCGACCAACTTCCTCACGCTCAGGTTCAAAGAGAAGGTCGTGTAAGAAACCTTCATAGAGCTTGATGTCTTTAAACACTGATGGTGCCTGGTTATACAAATCTTGTGACGCTAGTGGATCAGTGACTTTGTCCTCTGTACCATGGAGGACAAAGAACGGAACTGTAATGGATTTGAAGTTCCGGGTCAAGTAACCTGTTATTCGGAGAATCTCATGGCCTGTTCGGACTCTTATTGGACCGGTGTAGACTAACGGGTCAGAGTACTTGGCTAAGAGAGCTTCAGGGTCTCTTGAGACCGGAATGCCTCTCTTGTTTGCTCCTTTGAACTGGAACCTTGGAGCCACCAACGAGAAGATTGGAGCTATCGCCTACAAAGACACATAACGAAGATTTGCTAATAATCTGTATGCTTTCTATCATTTTTGTTTAATTTTTTACTATTAAAATAAATTACACAATTACATTAATCATATATTAAAATTTTAGATTTTTTTGTATATGTTGTATTTTGAATTTTTCAAAACGAGTATAAATTACTAAAACTGTTAAAAGTCTCACATAAACTTTTGTGATCAATGTTTAATTTTTTTTTTCTATAATAAGATAAAATGATAATAAAATCATATAAATAAATAATTTTATTTTAATAGGTGTTTATGTTAATATATATATATACTTCATATCGTTTAAATTTAATTATATATCAACGATATATAAGATTGATTAGTTTAATTTATTTATTTTAAAATGATTACGAATAAACAAGAGAGGTCATTTGATTTATATGTGCAAGCCAATTTATTACATAATAGTAACTAATTTCTTAGTTATTTAATATATAATTATTATTTTATAATATGCAAAAAATATAAAATAAGTATTTATTCTGCACAGTGCGCAGATCTTAACCTAAGTATATATCTTTGAATCTTAAAACATTTTCTAAATCTCAGGCCAAAATAAAAAAAAGAAACGAGAATAAACTCAAAAATCAATATTTATAT
It encodes:
- the LOC106315271 gene encoding caffeoylshikimate esterase-like, whose protein sequence is MTSLAIAPIFSLVAPRFQFKGANKRGIPVSRDPEALLAKYSDPLVYTGPIRVRTGHEILRITGYLTRNFKSITVPFFVLHGTEDKVTDPLASQDLYNQAPSVFKDIKLYEGFLHDLLFEPEREEVGRDIIDWMMKRLDDVIGSSAGLW